One Deinococcus ruber DNA window includes the following coding sequences:
- a CDS encoding DUF11 domain-containing protein, with product MKKSLSFLSLMVALAAGAASAGGTTAGTTITNIATINYSDDTGITQPPVDSPPVKTVVSPVPGFTITPNQTTTGTNQTDAPDYAKPGQSKNAKPGDTVAYPYILTNTGNVNGESYTLTNGTVGGTGTGLTPAKYYPASADTDNSGTLSPAEIAAATPITTITGVAKDGVVNFFQVYTIPTTATDAQTFGADPVGTRIPNTAAGSEPATPYTQPYDSNNSNLTTVQRTDAVLIGPKTDANADGKNDTTLSPVAPYQSPDSTPVTITPVGDVQSAPATTATTQVTFTNTVQNPGNRPDTFDITGVPANLPTGATVTYIDPVTNKPLTDTDGDGKPDTGPVPAGTSKDILVVVTFPAGSTTTDTTKQPTVVVTATSANDPAKSDPTTDKVLLPGVLFGDKPTTPGANPDPTPAPTHTTTPPTTTTGSTTTPLTDLPLEIKNTGGTTEPFTPVGTVTFDTPNGPVIKPITYLPDANCDGTADSTTAITVTPPLAPGAVYCLIPVVDIPNNAYPGSYPMTQTVTGNTTGVTASDKNDTITVPKTGTPKDYITKTADKTDAKPGDNVTYSIVGINKSNANFTNTIISDKVPTNTTFKSLSATTTVPGASVLYRLTPSGGMAGAWTSVAPTAVAAGTLIEIGANTNGDSVIDKNDIIKPGQELDATFVVTVN from the coding sequence ATGAAGAAGTCCCTGAGTTTTCTCTCGCTGATGGTTGCCCTGGCTGCTGGGGCCGCCAGCGCTGGCGGTACCACTGCCGGTACGACCATCACCAACATCGCCACCATCAACTACAGCGATGACACTGGCATTACTCAACCCCCGGTTGATTCTCCGCCCGTCAAGACCGTCGTGTCGCCGGTGCCAGGCTTCACCATCACGCCTAACCAGACCACGACTGGCACCAACCAGACCGACGCCCCGGACTACGCCAAGCCCGGCCAGAGCAAGAATGCCAAGCCCGGCGACACCGTGGCTTACCCATACATTCTGACCAACACCGGCAACGTGAACGGCGAGAGCTACACCCTGACGAACGGCACGGTCGGCGGCACCGGCACTGGCCTCACGCCAGCGAAGTACTACCCGGCCAGCGCCGACACCGACAACAGCGGAACACTGTCGCCAGCAGAAATTGCAGCGGCAACGCCCATCACCACCATCACGGGCGTCGCTAAAGACGGGGTCGTTAATTTCTTCCAGGTCTACACCATCCCGACCACTGCGACCGACGCCCAGACCTTCGGAGCCGATCCGGTGGGCACGCGTATTCCCAACACGGCAGCGGGCAGCGAGCCTGCCACTCCGTACACCCAGCCCTACGACAGCAACAACTCCAACCTGACCACCGTGCAGCGCACCGACGCTGTACTGATCGGGCCAAAGACCGACGCGAACGCCGACGGGAAGAACGACACGACCCTCAGCCCCGTGGCTCCTTACCAGTCCCCCGATTCTACCCCCGTCACCATTACCCCGGTCGGTGACGTGCAGTCGGCCCCCGCCACCACCGCCACCACCCAGGTCACCTTCACCAACACCGTACAGAACCCCGGTAACCGCCCCGACACCTTCGACATCACGGGTGTTCCGGCCAACCTGCCTACCGGCGCGACCGTGACCTACATCGATCCCGTGACCAACAAGCCCCTGACCGATACCGACGGCGACGGCAAGCCCGATACCGGCCCTGTGCCCGCAGGCACCAGCAAGGACATCCTGGTCGTCGTGACCTTCCCGGCTGGCAGCACCACCACCGACACCACCAAGCAGCCCACCGTCGTCGTGACCGCCACCAGCGCCAACGACCCCGCCAAGAGCGATCCCACCACCGACAAGGTGCTGCTCCCCGGCGTGCTGTTCGGTGACAAGCCGACGACCCCCGGTGCTAACCCCGATCCGACCCCGGCTCCCACCCACACCACCACGCCGCCCACCACCACCACCGGCAGCACCACCACGCCGCTCACCGATCTGCCTCTGGAGATCAAGAACACCGGCGGTACCACCGAGCCGTTTACCCCCGTCGGCACGGTCACCTTCGACACGCCGAACGGCCCGGTCATCAAGCCGATTACCTACCTGCCCGATGCCAACTGCGACGGCACCGCTGACAGCACCACGGCAATCACCGTGACGCCGCCGCTGGCCCCCGGCGCGGTGTACTGCCTGATTCCGGTCGTTGATATCCCCAACAACGCCTACCCGGGCAGCTACCCGATGACCCAGACGGTGACGGGCAACACCACCGGTGTCACCGCCTCCGACAAGAACGACACCATCACCGTTCCCAAGACCGGCACGCCGAAGGACTACATCACCAAGACGGCTGACAAGACCGATGCCAAGCCCGGCGATAACGTGACATACAGCATCGTGGGTATCAACAAGAGCAATGCCAACTTCACCAACACCATCATCTCGGATAAGGTGCCGACCAACACCACCTTCAAGAGCCTGTCTGCGACCACCACCGTTCCGGGTGCGAGCGTGCTGTACCGCCTGACTCCGAGCGGCGGCATGGCTGGTGCGTGGACGTCCGTCGCGCCGACAGCAGTGGCTGCGGGCACGCTGATCGAGATCGGTGCCAACACCAACGGCGACAGCGTGATCGACAAGAACGACATCATCAAGCCGGGTCAGGAACTCGACGCCACGTTCGTGGTCACGGTCAACTAA
- a CDS encoding DUF7933 domain-containing protein: protein MRYFTLLPRLLALLLTLAGLAGAVGTPAGTSIENQALLQVVPEDPADPPITVLSPKVTTTVSAVCSVSVLPDGSVQAPGQSYSLLPGETATLRYTLLNTGNASSTFALNVAPDAGSTFAAGDLSIHADANGNNLIDSNEPGVSSVELPADKQVTLLVRVSTDVGSRGNAFLNLVAACSAALGGATDSNNVAQVKVSDPPQLTLTKAFDAPRVQPGGTVGVTLTVSNTGQGSSREVVITDLLNTPDLNDFSYVTGSASLPGTAGIPAGHLEFTADGTTWQASEPAPVKGLRWRLDTLAPGTTLPLKFSVTAPTTNPGTRKNVAILSSSGTPDVPATTTVEVKFLPGIALGPISNPQALPGGELSSDDLQIKDVAFLSQQICFRHTEQNLGDRDDQLSVQAVVQVGYATFQLLELDSTPFVQGRTLAPNATHDFMLCLVPQPITTQAVSAAPALKVLLTASSALGAANNSTVDLITTVIRGLPSLIKTVSPTGTVKQGDTLTYTLSINNTLSVDLPGVVLSDPLDSHLDFVSASDGGTLTAGVVSWNLGTVKAGQTVTRTLVATVRANTVDDTVIKNVYTFRSDDFTTPVSSPVVSSPVYGGTLTFSKTSTPAEVSPGDVVTYTFLVKNPSAAATMRMVEITDNMPTGLQYIAGSSQFNGAAIPDPVSTPPTSTSPAGTVAVLVWTLPELGPGAQHEVTFQARVMPNVPGTTVQNTAIARAISDTSADVPPAQSTATNKIKALLFAPLADIVGYVFQDLNRDGVYQQGLDLPVQNARVILSNGRIALTDANGRYHFGTVTEGFVGLRVDPASIPGTPLSVPQDGGYDGSRGVYVRNLTSIDIPLQPNEADIDVIRDTTLTMGTTDAPGLLSVRKQVFTTTEDHVYRVQLTLSAAEALDAFTLTDPLPAGATVADGSNTFSIETLPGGERLLTYRFRFAGDPKAAVTDPSAEWRY, encoded by the coding sequence ATGCGTTACTTCACTCTTCTTCCTCGCCTGCTGGCGCTGCTCCTGACCCTGGCCGGGCTGGCTGGGGCCGTGGGGACGCCTGCCGGAACGAGCATCGAGAACCAGGCCCTGCTTCAGGTCGTGCCTGAAGATCCTGCCGATCCGCCGATCACTGTCCTCTCGCCCAAGGTCACGACCACCGTGTCGGCGGTGTGTTCGGTCAGCGTCCTTCCAGACGGCAGTGTCCAGGCACCCGGTCAGAGCTATTCGCTGCTGCCGGGCGAAACCGCGACCCTGAGATACACGCTGCTCAATACTGGCAATGCCAGCAGTACCTTCGCGCTCAATGTGGCGCCGGATGCGGGTAGCACCTTCGCGGCTGGCGACCTGAGTATTCATGCCGACGCCAACGGCAACAATCTGATCGACAGCAATGAACCGGGCGTCAGCAGCGTGGAACTGCCCGCCGACAAGCAGGTGACGCTGCTCGTGCGTGTCAGTACCGACGTGGGCAGTCGGGGCAACGCCTTCCTGAATCTGGTGGCTGCCTGTAGCGCTGCCCTGGGCGGTGCGACCGACAGCAACAACGTGGCACAGGTCAAGGTGTCTGATCCGCCTCAGCTCACGCTGACCAAGGCGTTCGACGCCCCACGTGTACAGCCGGGCGGCACTGTCGGTGTGACCCTGACGGTCAGCAACACCGGGCAGGGTTCGAGCCGCGAGGTGGTCATCACCGATCTGCTCAACACCCCTGACCTCAACGATTTCAGCTATGTGACGGGCAGCGCCAGCCTTCCCGGAACGGCGGGCATTCCTGCCGGACACCTGGAGTTCACGGCTGACGGCACCACCTGGCAGGCAAGCGAACCCGCGCCGGTCAAGGGGCTTCGCTGGCGTCTCGATACGCTGGCCCCCGGCACGACCCTTCCGCTCAAATTCAGTGTGACCGCGCCCACCACCAATCCCGGTACCCGCAAGAACGTGGCGATCCTGAGCAGTTCCGGCACCCCCGACGTTCCGGCGACCACCACCGTCGAGGTGAAGTTCCTTCCGGGCATCGCACTCGGCCCCATCAGCAATCCGCAGGCGCTGCCCGGCGGCGAACTCAGCAGCGACGATCTTCAGATCAAAGACGTGGCGTTTCTGAGTCAGCAGATCTGCTTTCGCCACACCGAACAGAATCTGGGTGACCGCGACGACCAGTTGAGTGTGCAGGCCGTGGTGCAGGTCGGCTACGCCACCTTTCAGCTGCTGGAACTCGACAGCACGCCGTTCGTGCAGGGCCGTACCCTGGCTCCGAATGCTACCCACGACTTCATGCTGTGTCTGGTGCCGCAGCCGATCACGACGCAGGCTGTCTCGGCTGCGCCTGCCCTGAAAGTGCTGCTGACTGCCAGCAGTGCGCTGGGAGCCGCCAATAACTCGACGGTCGATCTCATCACCACCGTTATCCGCGGTCTGCCTAGCCTGATCAAGACCGTCAGCCCCACCGGAACCGTGAAGCAGGGTGACACCCTGACGTATACCCTGAGCATCAACAACACGCTGAGCGTCGATCTGCCGGGCGTGGTCCTGAGCGATCCGCTCGACAGCCACCTCGACTTCGTATCGGCCAGCGACGGCGGCACGCTCACCGCAGGCGTGGTCAGCTGGAATCTGGGTACAGTCAAGGCAGGACAGACCGTGACGCGCACGCTGGTCGCAACGGTGCGTGCCAACACTGTCGACGACACCGTGATCAAGAACGTCTACACCTTCCGAAGTGACGATTTCACCACCCCGGTGTCGTCGCCCGTCGTCAGCAGCCCGGTGTACGGCGGCACCCTGACCTTCAGCAAGACGAGTACGCCCGCCGAGGTCAGCCCCGGTGATGTGGTGACGTATACCTTCCTGGTCAAAAACCCTTCGGCGGCGGCGACCATGCGGATGGTGGAAATTACCGACAATATGCCCACCGGATTGCAGTACATCGCGGGCAGCAGCCAGTTCAACGGCGCAGCGATTCCTGATCCGGTCAGCACGCCGCCCACCAGCACTTCGCCCGCCGGAACAGTGGCTGTTCTCGTCTGGACCCTGCCGGAACTCGGCCCCGGCGCACAGCATGAAGTGACCTTCCAGGCGCGGGTGATGCCGAATGTACCCGGCACCACCGTGCAGAACACCGCGATTGCCCGCGCCATCTCCGACACCAGTGCCGACGTACCGCCTGCCCAGTCCACGGCCACCAACAAGATCAAAGCGCTGCTGTTTGCGCCGCTGGCCGACATCGTGGGCTACGTGTTCCAGGATCTCAACCGCGACGGCGTGTATCAGCAGGGCCTTGATCTTCCGGTGCAGAACGCCCGCGTGATTCTGAGTAACGGACGCATCGCTCTGACCGACGCCAATGGCCGCTACCACTTCGGCACGGTGACTGAAGGCTTCGTGGGTCTGCGCGTCGATCCGGCGAGCATTCCCGGCACGCCGCTCTCGGTGCCGCAGGACGGCGGTTATGACGGCAGCCGGGGCGTGTATGTCCGCAACCTCACCAGCATCGACATTCCTTTGCAGCCCAATGAAGCCGATATCGACGTGATCCGCGACACCACCCTGACGATGGGAACCACCGACGCGCCCGGCCTGCTGAGCGTTCGCAAACAGGTCTTCACGACCACCGAAGACCATGTCTACCGCGTACAGCTCACGCTGAGCGCCGCCGAAGCCCTGGACGCCTTCACGCTCACCGATCCGCTGCCAGCGGGCGCGACTGTGGCCGACGGCAGCAACACCTTCAGCATCGAGACGCTCCCCGGAGGCGAACGCCTGCTGACGTACCGCTTCCGCTTTGCGGGCGATCCCAAAGCAGCCGTGACCGATCCGTCGGCGGAATGGAGATACTGA
- a CDS encoding DUF11 domain-containing protein produces MNALTAKHALTTLTAALISTAAAQEISTSLPLTSVGDKLLWTVGDQDLHLVVGMSGRVQLDVYSAQFDQTDYRSPDEYGDESYSANPVTSTFLLIDAAGKVVKSQNFGMGKPDWQTFLNADLPAGTYTLRVSTEGNGKNTFAIRLNSISAAVEADRLNVNVRAKDWIPALNVTNPGGTLGLKMYDGDGPTELEAQLRDAAGNVYPLKVSGNLGFDTLDIPEAAGNYTLYLRQAATAKQWSNTVGFSLSSGAITVVQTATGGLQAIAELVLPDGNIPTSADVSVTDAKNREVPLAVPDGGSGSRLVEPLGVYGVKVAPVVGADVTYTTDANSSDNLPGTPSDTVRVIKDKTALVKVQIKPDVALSFTADKTQVCVGDVVTFTAQATTAFERQPLNASLRVALPGTLTTSSDTTLTAKVDAANPAVLKFEAKATAAGTLDVSAALAPWNKSQKLGVEVLPTATQIELRRSDLTPALPGDVVTVTLSVHNTSGVAAPYKLVDDPGRGLDALDPVIFSGTLQPGESKTLSYRARVVGAAGASSSLQATLSSNCDSAQQVAGGLVIATPAPTPPEATSEVPVPVVVMARSSTVRIPFDAPKSAAQLIVAHTPPVGGTYVAGSSQLNGKATADPQVGPSGRLYWTTPGAPRGVLTYGVKHQDALPALDSPALVGRYAQGKQEMLVGNVDLSDLAAATAIGAQAATENEGAVRLPLAGTVFRDRDRVTVVVQGRVSDTALPTINGTAIAASALGQTSLDDQDSSARREFYGVQLRPGENVVGYGDQSVKVYLASSPVTAQITPVQLVADGIQPIQLKLKLLDINGLTPGTPTVTVESSLEPLTRDAQPQVASYQLKLTDGEGLLELPPISAPTRFTVRVLVGSGVITRSFEATPSSTKVGVGFVSGTVSLGGSGLAYEARGQGYFETPLGAGKLYVAGAAAVRGGAGQVATSTAADGTVTSTSTALDTAPTLDPAQGLPSSANPLLRYPGYGDSSSEQIPLQGLDPVAFRYEHPDFSVSYRQAPLPIDVFSVGGTVTALSGYSRSNPQVSGFVAALPGGTVTDDLRANGTRVVKLSQKNVLQDSETVDLVHTDHLSGAQTLTRLTPFVDYTVDPVAGVLYFSRPVDLLDTEGNAQSLKIVYRITSTDGNRQLAFGAQVGEKIGENLSVAAAAVRIGTVTSVGVRARYSSDTLNGDLLAAYADGMLVNGTLSGKTDALTYAASVRYQDQGYDGLNAVQSGVAASASVDAKLTQNFGVKLDASYADGSYQLGRDTSGTVGTATTNQGGLVSLQGRYYAGPLKLGAGVQAGFGGQSGVSALLSAGYTSGAVDLSIDHAQPIGAGTLNPVTTAAAKVQIAENVTLIARETLDWGGTNPDGTTDPLTQQASVGLQTKLGGTNLSAAYDLPNSAGSGNRARFGVDTVLPLDDKFSVNLSGSYLYNLTTATGDWNAGSSVRYTGDKLVASAGVDAATNAGAFRTVLKAGLSYSLNDQWSVTLDGTKVLGAADQAGDRFAVSTALRAGPWQGLAYLRYQDGVLAGADAQVVGEANVEYHQPQFAMRAGVAGRMLLADTGSLTFQPSVSGMYYLNDYLGVGVAGRAVYQPSTGYSAYSLGLEGSVRALPGTWITVGYNPIGFDGISSNVSTRQGTYVRLDLLLDEGQRK; encoded by the coding sequence ATGAACGCCCTGACTGCCAAACATGCGCTGACCACCCTGACGGCGGCGCTGATCTCCACCGCCGCTGCACAGGAAATTTCGACCTCTCTGCCGCTGACCAGTGTCGGTGACAAGCTGCTCTGGACGGTCGGCGACCAGGATCTGCATCTGGTGGTGGGCATGTCGGGCCGGGTACAGCTCGACGTATACAGTGCCCAGTTCGACCAGACCGACTACCGCAGCCCCGACGAGTACGGCGACGAGAGCTACAGCGCCAACCCCGTCACCAGCACTTTCCTGCTGATCGATGCCGCAGGGAAGGTCGTCAAGTCGCAGAACTTCGGCATGGGCAAGCCCGACTGGCAGACCTTCCTGAATGCCGATCTGCCTGCCGGAACGTATACGCTGCGCGTTTCGACCGAGGGCAACGGCAAAAATACCTTTGCCATCCGCCTGAATTCGATCAGTGCCGCTGTCGAGGCCGACCGCCTGAACGTGAACGTGCGGGCCAAAGACTGGATTCCGGCGCTGAACGTGACCAATCCGGGCGGCACACTCGGCCTGAAGATGTACGACGGCGACGGCCCCACCGAACTGGAAGCCCAGCTCCGTGACGCGGCAGGCAACGTCTATCCGCTGAAAGTGTCGGGCAACCTCGGCTTCGACACCCTGGATATTCCCGAGGCCGCTGGCAACTACACCCTGTATCTGCGGCAGGCGGCCACCGCCAAGCAGTGGAGCAATACGGTGGGCTTCTCGCTCAGCTCGGGCGCGATCACGGTGGTGCAGACCGCGACGGGCGGCCTGCAAGCGATAGCCGAACTGGTGCTGCCCGACGGCAACATTCCGACCTCGGCAGACGTATCGGTGACAGACGCCAAGAACCGCGAAGTGCCGCTGGCGGTGCCAGATGGCGGCAGCGGCAGCAGACTGGTCGAGCCGCTGGGAGTGTACGGGGTCAAGGTCGCGCCGGTGGTGGGCGCAGACGTGACGTATACCACCGATGCCAACAGCAGCGACAACCTGCCGGGCACGCCTTCCGACACGGTGCGGGTCATCAAGGACAAGACCGCGCTGGTGAAGGTGCAGATCAAGCCCGACGTGGCCCTGAGCTTCACTGCCGACAAAACGCAGGTGTGTGTGGGCGACGTGGTGACGTTCACCGCGCAGGCGACCACCGCGTTCGAGCGTCAGCCGCTGAATGCCAGTCTGAGGGTTGCGCTGCCCGGCACGCTGACGACCAGCAGCGACACGACACTGACCGCCAAGGTCGATGCTGCCAATCCTGCGGTCCTGAAGTTCGAGGCCAAGGCCACCGCCGCCGGAACGCTCGATGTGAGCGCTGCCCTCGCGCCCTGGAACAAGAGCCAGAAGCTGGGCGTCGAGGTATTGCCCACCGCCACCCAGATCGAACTGCGCCGCAGCGACCTGACTCCGGCACTGCCCGGCGACGTGGTGACGGTGACGCTCAGCGTTCACAACACCTCGGGCGTCGCGGCTCCTTACAAACTGGTCGATGATCCCGGTCGGGGACTGGATGCCCTCGACCCGGTGATCTTCAGCGGTACTCTTCAGCCCGGAGAAAGCAAAACGCTGTCGTACCGGGCGCGGGTGGTGGGCGCGGCGGGCGCGAGCAGCAGCCTTCAGGCCACCCTCAGCAGCAACTGTGACTCTGCTCAGCAGGTCGCGGGCGGGCTGGTCATCGCCACCCCTGCCCCCACGCCGCCTGAAGCCACGTCCGAAGTGCCGGTGCCGGTGGTGGTCATGGCGCGGTCTTCGACGGTGCGAATTCCCTTCGACGCGCCCAAATCTGCCGCTCAGCTGATCGTGGCGCACACACCACCCGTGGGCGGAACCTACGTGGCAGGCAGCAGCCAGCTGAACGGCAAGGCCACCGCAGATCCGCAGGTCGGCCCCAGTGGTCGCCTGTACTGGACGACGCCCGGCGCACCCAGAGGCGTGCTGACCTACGGTGTGAAGCACCAGGACGCGTTGCCTGCTCTCGACTCGCCTGCTCTGGTGGGACGTTATGCCCAGGGCAAGCAGGAAATGCTGGTCGGCAACGTCGATCTGAGCGATCTGGCGGCGGCCACAGCTATCGGCGCTCAGGCTGCCACCGAGAATGAAGGTGCGGTTCGTCTGCCGCTGGCGGGTACGGTCTTCCGTGACCGCGACCGCGTGACCGTCGTGGTGCAGGGCAGAGTGAGCGACACTGCGCTGCCCACCATCAACGGTACGGCCATCGCGGCCTCGGCCCTCGGACAGACCAGCCTGGACGACCAGGACAGCAGCGCCCGGCGCGAGTTTTACGGTGTGCAGCTTCGCCCCGGCGAGAACGTGGTGGGGTACGGCGATCAGTCGGTCAAGGTGTACCTGGCGAGCAGCCCGGTCACGGCCCAGATCACGCCGGTACAGCTCGTGGCAGACGGCATCCAGCCGATTCAGCTCAAGCTGAAGCTGCTCGATATCAACGGCCTGACCCCCGGCACGCCCACGGTCACGGTGGAATCGAGTCTGGAGCCGCTGACCCGTGACGCCCAACCGCAGGTGGCGAGCTATCAGCTCAAGCTCACCGACGGCGAGGGCCTGCTGGAACTGCCGCCCATCAGTGCGCCCACGCGCTTTACCGTGCGCGTGCTGGTTGGCAGCGGCGTCATCACCCGCAGCTTCGAGGCCACGCCCAGCAGCACCAAAGTCGGCGTCGGTTTTGTAAGCGGCACCGTGAGTCTGGGCGGCAGTGGCCTTGCCTACGAAGCGCGTGGGCAGGGGTATTTCGAGACGCCGCTGGGTGCGGGCAAGCTGTATGTGGCGGGCGCGGCGGCAGTGCGGGGCGGTGCAGGTCAGGTCGCGACGTCCACCGCTGCTGACGGTACCGTGACCAGCACGAGTACGGCGCTCGACACTGCGCCCACCCTCGATCCGGCGCAGGGCCTGCCCAGCTCCGCCAATCCACTGCTGCGCTACCCGGGCTACGGCGACAGCAGCAGCGAACAGATTCCGCTTCAGGGCCTCGATCCGGTGGCCTTTCGCTACGAGCATCCCGATTTCAGTGTCAGTTATCGTCAGGCTCCGCTGCCCATTGACGTGTTCAGCGTCGGCGGCACCGTTACGGCGCTGTCGGGATACTCGCGCAGCAATCCGCAGGTATCGGGATTCGTGGCGGCGCTCCCCGGCGGCACCGTCACCGATGACCTGCGGGCTAACGGCACACGGGTGGTCAAGCTCAGCCAGAAGAACGTGCTTCAGGATTCCGAGACGGTCGATCTGGTGCATACCGACCACCTGAGCGGCGCACAGACCCTGACGCGCCTGACCCCCTTCGTCGATTACACCGTCGATCCGGTGGCGGGCGTGCTGTACTTCAGCCGCCCCGTCGACCTACTCGATACCGAAGGTAACGCTCAGTCGCTCAAAATCGTGTACCGCATCACTTCGACCGATGGCAACCGTCAGCTCGCGTTTGGCGCGCAGGTCGGGGAAAAGATCGGTGAGAATCTGAGCGTCGCTGCCGCCGCCGTGCGAATCGGCACCGTCACCAGCGTCGGAGTGCGTGCCCGCTACAGCAGCGACACCCTGAACGGCGACCTGCTCGCGGCCTATGCCGATGGCATGTTGGTCAACGGCACCCTGAGTGGCAAGACCGACGCGCTGACCTACGCGGCCAGCGTGCGCTATCAGGATCAGGGTTATGACGGCCTGAATGCGGTGCAGAGTGGAGTGGCAGCCAGCGCCAGCGTCGATGCCAAGCTCACCCAGAACTTCGGCGTCAAGCTCGATGCGTCGTATGCCGACGGCAGCTATCAGCTCGGACGAGATACCAGCGGCACCGTCGGTACGGCAACCACCAACCAGGGCGGCCTTGTCAGTCTTCAGGGACGCTATTACGCTGGACCGCTCAAGCTGGGGGCAGGCGTGCAGGCGGGCTTCGGTGGACAATCGGGTGTGTCGGCGCTGCTGAGCGCGGGATATACCAGCGGCGCAGTCGACCTGAGCATCGATCATGCTCAGCCCATCGGGGCAGGTACGCTCAACCCGGTAACGACCGCCGCCGCCAAGGTGCAGATCGCTGAAAACGTGACCCTGATCGCCCGCGAGACGCTCGACTGGGGCGGCACCAATCCGGACGGCACCACCGATCCCCTGACGCAGCAGGCCAGCGTCGGACTTCAGACCAAGCTGGGCGGCACCAACCTGAGCGCCGCCTACGACCTGCCCAACTCGGCGGGCAGCGGCAACCGTGCGCGGTTCGGCGTCGATACCGTGCTGCCCCTGGATGACAAGTTCAGCGTGAACCTGAGCGGCAGCTATCTGTATAACCTGACCACCGCAACAGGCGACTGGAACGCGGGCAGCAGCGTGCGCTACACCGGCGACAAACTGGTGGCTTCGGCGGGCGTAGACGCAGCCACCAATGCGGGAGCCTTCCGCACGGTGCTCAAAGCGGGCCTCAGCTACTCGCTCAACGATCAGTGGAGCGTGACGCTCGACGGCACCAAGGTACTGGGCGCGGCAGATCAGGCGGGCGACCGGTTTGCGGTCTCGACGGCGCTGCGGGCTGGCCCGTGGCAGGGTCTGGCCTACCTGCGTTACCAGGATGGTGTGCTGGCGGGCGCCGACGCTCAGGTCGTCGGAGAAGCCAACGTCGAGTATCACCAGCCGCAGTTTGCGATGCGGGCAGGTGTGGCGGGCCGGATGCTGCTGGCCGACACCGGCAGCCTGACCTTCCAACCCTCGGTAAGCGGCATGTATTACCTCAACGATTATCTGGGTGTGGGAGTGGCGGGCCGCGCCGTGTATCAGCCTTCGACCGGATACAGCGCTTACAGCCTGGGGCTGGAAGGCAGCGTGCGTGCTCTGCCCGGCACCTGGATCACGGTGGGTTACAACCCCATCGGCTTCGACGGGATCAGCAGCAACGTTTCGACACGCCAGGGAACGTATGTGCGACTGGATCTGTTGCTCGACGAAGGACAGCGTAAATGA